One uncultured Alphaproteobacteria bacterium genomic region harbors:
- a CDS encoding Cobaltochelatase produces MTRTITVAVVDATAMHLPALGAAARRAVGVRVAARCRDDLFDAARIRAFCDEVRAADVLIVLPHGGRESIPGLDAMLEAATGKLVHIQATSMSADELALAKEASTAFGSDDYRRRYAYLRRGGPDNALSLLHFVARGCGVDAPEPAPPQTLATEGLYHPDYRGADAVDDYLAWARARVGADAPVIGIWFYQSYWSNGDLAPYDALIAEIEAQGAIPLAVFHMRMGDKDLGNLPVPALVERYFKRRGQALIDVLLSPMSFSLARSGIDGEAVLAGLDVPVLQLIMTANPRAVWEETLQALSPIDVSMSVAQPEFDGAVIGTVAATREIAGLDAVTGAHLVRREPVAERVRHLVSWAINWARLRRTPPAERKVAILFHHYPPRNDRLGCAFGLDSFASVKAILERMRAEGYTVARDYADGDALAFELLDRLTNDRRYLAPKEMARRAVGRVDTPTAVRWHAGRAARLRTEMEDKWGPPPGVTFCHEGELLIGGVINGNVFIGMQPPRARMEEEDAPTELPDGKSIHDPFLPATHHYLAYYRWLRETFGAQAVMHIGKHGTLEWLPGKSVGLSDACYPDAAIADLPNLYPYIINNPGEGTQAKRRSYAVILDHMIPPQTNAGKSEPLEAIEDLLEKAYFASQEDPDKLGFLLDEIWDRVTEAHLDADLGLDRAAADADPHAFMQALHGYLNAIDATSINDGLHVFGAPPPGERFNETLVHLTRLPNGDNPSLWDAIARSRGLDGEDLRDHPGAYLPERGKTKGQLLSDVIADARAAFDALDAEGWNAAAIARLVDERFGRSALVKRALGFVAEVARPKLVQTTDELEYAARGLDGRFVPPGGSGAPTRGCVDILPTGRNFFSVDPFKIPTPESWKVGAMQGDALVARYREDEGRWPEQIGMVLWASPTMRTRGNDVAQILYMIGVRPVWDAASGRVKGVEVIPLAERSFPRLDVTVRASGLLRDAFPNVMELIDKATRMVAALDEPPEMNLLARNVGVDLGELLKAGVPPDEARRRTALRVYSDKPGCYGAGVAALLESGRWESPDDLGDIYIHWGGYAYGEGVYGEARQEDFRRRMGRLDLTLKNQDTRESDIFSSDDFNAYHGGMNAAVHAAAGRHARSYSGDSHDPRKPRVRSTEEEGRFVFRTRVLNPKWIEGMKRHGYKGAGDLSRLVDICFQWDATSGILGDWQYAEMAKTYAFDPAMQDFFKAHNPYALQNIAERLLEAIARGMWENPGDDKDKLEALLLEAEGEIEDSLAGAPKGSAAE; encoded by the coding sequence ATGACCAGGACGATCACGGTCGCGGTGGTGGACGCAACGGCGATGCATCTGCCGGCGCTCGGCGCGGCGGCGCGGCGCGCGGTCGGCGTGCGGGTGGCGGCGCGCTGCCGCGACGACCTCTTCGACGCCGCGCGGATCCGGGCGTTCTGCGACGAGGTGCGGGCGGCCGACGTTCTGATCGTGCTGCCCCACGGCGGGCGGGAGTCGATCCCCGGCCTCGACGCGATGCTCGAAGCCGCGACCGGCAAGCTGGTGCACATCCAGGCGACCTCGATGTCCGCCGACGAGCTGGCGCTGGCGAAGGAGGCCTCCACCGCCTTCGGGTCCGACGACTATCGCCGCCGTTACGCCTATCTGCGCCGCGGCGGGCCGGACAACGCCCTGTCGCTGCTGCACTTCGTCGCCCGCGGCTGCGGCGTCGACGCGCCCGAGCCGGCGCCGCCGCAGACTCTGGCGACCGAGGGGCTGTATCATCCCGACTATCGCGGCGCCGACGCGGTGGACGACTACCTCGCCTGGGCGCGGGCGCGCGTCGGTGCCGACGCGCCGGTGATCGGCATCTGGTTCTATCAGTCGTACTGGAGCAACGGCGACCTCGCGCCCTACGACGCGCTGATCGCCGAAATCGAGGCGCAGGGCGCGATTCCGCTGGCGGTGTTCCACATGCGCATGGGCGACAAGGATCTCGGCAACCTGCCGGTTCCGGCGCTGGTGGAGCGGTATTTCAAGCGCCGGGGGCAAGCGCTGATCGACGTCCTGCTGTCGCCGATGAGCTTTTCCCTCGCCCGCAGCGGCATCGACGGCGAGGCGGTGCTGGCGGGCCTCGACGTGCCGGTGCTGCAACTGATCATGACCGCCAACCCGCGCGCGGTGTGGGAGGAAACCCTCCAGGCGCTGTCGCCGATCGACGTGTCGATGTCGGTGGCGCAGCCGGAGTTCGACGGCGCGGTGATCGGCACCGTCGCCGCGACCCGCGAGATCGCCGGGCTCGACGCCGTCACCGGCGCGCATCTGGTGCGGCGCGAGCCGGTGGCGGAGCGCGTCCGCCATCTCGTCTCGTGGGCGATCAACTGGGCGCGCCTGCGCCGGACGCCGCCCGCCGAGCGCAAGGTGGCGATCCTCTTCCACCACTATCCGCCGCGCAACGACCGGCTCGGCTGCGCCTTCGGCCTCGACAGCTTCGCCAGCGTCAAGGCGATCCTCGAGCGGATGCGGGCCGAGGGCTACACGGTGGCGCGCGACTATGCCGACGGCGACGCGCTCGCCTTCGAACTCCTCGACCGCCTCACCAACGATCGCCGCTACCTCGCGCCGAAGGAAATGGCGCGCCGCGCCGTCGGCCGGGTGGACACGCCGACCGCGGTCCGCTGGCACGCCGGTCGCGCCGCCAGGCTCCGCACCGAAATGGAAGACAAATGGGGGCCGCCGCCCGGCGTCACCTTCTGCCACGAGGGCGAGCTTCTGATCGGCGGCGTCATCAACGGCAACGTCTTCATCGGCATGCAGCCGCCGCGCGCGCGGATGGAGGAGGAAGACGCCCCCACCGAGCTGCCCGACGGCAAGAGCATCCACGATCCGTTCCTGCCCGCCACCCACCACTATCTCGCCTACTATCGCTGGCTACGCGAGACGTTCGGCGCGCAGGCGGTGATGCACATCGGCAAGCACGGTACCCTCGAATGGCTGCCGGGCAAGAGCGTCGGCCTTTCGGACGCGTGCTATCCCGACGCCGCGATCGCCGACCTGCCCAACCTCTACCCCTACATCATCAACAATCCGGGCGAGGGCACCCAGGCGAAGCGCCGGTCCTACGCGGTGATCCTCGACCACATGATTCCGCCGCAGACCAACGCCGGGAAAAGCGAGCCGCTGGAGGCGATCGAGGATCTGCTGGAGAAGGCGTATTTCGCCTCGCAGGAGGACCCGGACAAGCTCGGCTTCCTGCTCGACGAAATCTGGGACCGGGTGACTGAAGCGCACCTCGACGCCGACCTCGGCCTCGACCGCGCCGCGGCGGACGCCGACCCGCACGCCTTCATGCAGGCGCTGCACGGCTACCTCAACGCAATCGACGCCACCTCGATCAACGACGGCCTGCACGTGTTCGGCGCGCCGCCGCCCGGCGAACGCTTCAACGAAACCCTGGTGCACCTCACCCGCCTGCCCAACGGCGACAATCCGTCGCTCTGGGATGCGATCGCCCGCTCGCGCGGTCTCGACGGCGAGGACCTGCGGGATCACCCCGGCGCATATCTGCCGGAGCGGGGCAAGACCAAGGGGCAACTGCTGAGCGACGTGATCGCCGACGCGCGCGCGGCGTTCGACGCACTCGACGCCGAAGGGTGGAACGCGGCCGCGATCGCGCGGCTGGTCGACGAGCGCTTCGGGCGCTCGGCCTTGGTGAAGCGCGCCCTCGGCTTCGTCGCCGAGGTGGCGCGGCCGAAGCTGGTGCAGACCACCGACGAGCTCGAATATGCCGCGCGCGGCCTCGACGGGCGGTTCGTGCCGCCGGGTGGTTCGGGCGCGCCGACCCGCGGGTGCGTCGACATCCTGCCCACCGGGCGCAACTTCTTCTCCGTCGATCCGTTCAAGATCCCCACGCCGGAGTCCTGGAAGGTCGGGGCGATGCAGGGCGACGCCCTGGTCGCGCGCTATCGCGAGGACGAGGGGCGCTGGCCCGAACAGATCGGCATGGTGCTGTGGGCGAGCCCGACGATGCGCACCCGCGGCAACGACGTGGCGCAGATCCTCTACATGATCGGCGTGCGTCCGGTCTGGGACGCCGCGAGCGGGCGGGTCAAGGGCGTGGAGGTGATTCCGCTGGCGGAGCGCAGCTTCCCGCGCCTCGACGTGACGGTGCGCGCGAGCGGCCTGCTGCGCGACGCCTTCCCCAACGTCATGGAACTGATCGACAAGGCGACGCGGATGGTCGCGGCGCTCGACGAACCGCCGGAGATGAACCTGCTCGCGCGCAACGTCGGCGTCGATCTCGGCGAGTTGCTGAAGGCGGGGGTGCCGCCCGACGAAGCCCGCCGCCGCACCGCCCTGCGCGTCTATTCCGACAAGCCGGGCTGCTACGGTGCCGGGGTAGCGGCGCTGCTCGAAAGCGGCAGGTGGGAGTCACCCGACGACCTCGGCGACATCTACATCCACTGGGGCGGTTACGCCTATGGCGAGGGCGTCTACGGCGAGGCGCGGCAGGAGGACTTCCGCCGTCGCATGGGCAGGCTCGACCTGACGCTGAAGAACCAGGACACCCGGGAGTCGGATATCTTCAGCAGCGACGACTTCAACGCCTATCACGGCGGCATGAACGCCGCGGTGCACGCCGCCGCGGGCCGCCATGCGCGCAGCTATTCCGGCGACAGCCACGACCCCCGCAAGCCGCGCGTCCGCTCCACCGAGGAGGAGGGGCGCTTCGTGTTCCGCACCCGGGTGCTGAATCCGAAGTGGATCGAGGGGATGAAGCGCCACGGCTACAAGGGCGCGGGCGATCTCTCGCGGCTGGTCGACATCTGCTTCCAGTGGGATGCCACCAGCGGCATTCTCGGGGACTGGCAATACGCCGAGATGGCGAAGAC